Sequence from the Acidimicrobiia bacterium genome:
GCTTTTAGATCATTGAATGGAATCATATCTAACTCTAATTCGTCCATCTATAGTCTGCGAAGCCAGTAGGTGTAAAAATAGCAACTTTATCTGATCCAACTGTTGCTTGTGGTAATTTACCATTCTCGACCATCGCAGAATATTCACTATATACTTCGCTATAGGAAGGATCGGTTTTTAAGCTATTTACAATTTGTTCAGTTCTTTTTTGGTTGCCCCACTTTATAGAAAGCAATAAACCGCCAAGTGCTGAATAGTAAAATTCGGCATGGCCAACAACAAGGTTTGACGATTCATCTATGCGGTGGTCGTGATATACCGTTGCGAGCGGAACGAAATGTATTTTTTTACCTAGCAGTCTTACTCGCCAAGATAAATCAACGTCATCGCAATACATAAAAAAATTAATATCGTCAAAACCATTTATTTGTTCAAATATTTCTTGTTTGATAAACATGCAACAACCCGAAGCAAAAGTGGTTTCTAAAGTATTACGATCGTAATCCTTAGGGTGTTCCATAG
This genomic interval carries:
- a CDS encoding glycosyltransferase family 2 protein, translating into MNSSPTLQLQSIVYENSQDAIERLISSLKQSYINAKKANVVSRVTYKIGDCSPKPFIENGEAWANKLSDENISIEYIYFNENLGHGGGQNRLGLGSDADILGIINPDVVASPNLIANLVSELLDDNVAIAEAAQVPMEHPKDYDRNTLETTFASGCCMFIKQEIFEQINGFDDINFFMYCDDVDLSWRVRLLGKKIHFVPLATVYHDHRIDESSNLVVGHAEFYYSALGGLLLSIKWGNQKRTEQIVNSLKTDPSYSEVYSEYSAMVENGKLPQATVGSDKVAIFTPTGFADYRWTN